The nucleotide sequence AGCGAAGGCCATAATCGAACGTTCAATTGTCATCATTTTTCCTTTAGAGAGACATAAGTAATTAACTGTGCTTGTTTTTCATCACGGCATAGTACAAAACAGGGATCACCACTAAGGTGAGCAGTGTCGAGATTAAGATGCCGAAGATTAAGCTGATGGCTAGGCCGTTAAAGATAGGATCATCGATAATAAATAGCGCGCCAATCATGGCGGCGAGTGCCGTCAATATAATGGGTTTTGCCCGCACGGCGCCCGAGTGGATCACCGCTTGTTCAAAAGGTACACCGGCGGCGGTCTCTTTATTGATGAAGTCCACCAAGAGTATTGAGTTTCGCACTATGATCCCGGCAAGGGCAATCATGCCAATCATCGAGGGTGCGGTGAAGTTAGCTCCGAGTAGGGCATGACCCGGCATAATACCGATAACCGTCAGTGGAATCGGTGCCATGATGATCAGCGGCACAGTGTAAGATCTAAATTGTCCAACCACCAAGAGATAGATGGCTATCATTCCGATGGCGTAGGCGATGCCCATATCTCTAAAGGTTTCATAGGTGATCTTCCATTCCCCATCCCACAGAACAGCCACGGTATCGAGTCCGTTTGGTTGATTGATATAATGCTGCTCGAAGCCGAGTCCCCCCGCTTTATCTATATTGGCTGCCATATCAAACATGCCGTACAACGGACTGTCGATTTCCCCTGTCATATCTGCAACCACCATGATCATTGGGATCATATTTTTGTGGATGATAGGGGCATCGATAACCCCCTTATTGATCGTGACCAGCTCAGAAATTGGTACGCGACTGCCATCCTTAGCGGTGAGCTTTAGGTTGAGTACCTGATCGAGATCGACCTTGGCTGATTCTTTCAGCTGCAAGCGGATCGGGATCGGATTTTTTTGGTTTTTATCATGCAGGTAGCTTAGGTCTTTACCACCTACCGAAGTGGCAATAAGATCGACAATATTTTGATAGGGTACGCCCAACAGGCTCGCTCGACTTCTGTCTATGATCACCTGCCATTTCTGTTGTGCGGCAGGGAGGAAAATATCGACATCGACGACACCATGAGTCTGCTTGAACAAGGTTTGTAGCTCATTGGCTGCGCGCTCACGAATCGCTTCGTTGGGGCCATAAACCTCAGCAACAATGGGCGACCAGACCGGTGGCCCTGGTGGTACTTCAACAATCTTAATATTGGCGTTGTAACGCTTACCTATCTCTTGCAGTGGCCCGCGAACCGATTGAGCGATGGTATTGCTGTCGCGTTCACGATCGCCTTTATCCCGTAGATTGACTTGAATATCGCCAAGCTCCTGGCTTTCCCTAAGGAAGTAGTGCCTGACTAAGCCGTTGAAGTTCATCGGCGCATTGGTGCCAGCATAGAGTTGGTAGTTTTCAACTTCATCGACAGTGGCAAGATAGCGGCCAAGATCTTGCAATACTCTCTGTGTCTGCTCAACTGGGGTACCTTCTGGCATGTCGACCATCACCTGAAACTCAGATTTATTATCCAGAGGCAACATTTTGAGAATAACCAGCTGACCGATTGGCAGTGCAACGGCGATGCCGATTAACACAAAGATACCAGCTGCGAGTCCGACTCTGGCTTTTCTGGCTTGTTCTCCGAGCACAAATGGGCCGATGAGGTGGGTAAATAACCTGAACATCACGCCTTTTTTCTCTATGGTGTTTTCAGGATCGAGTTCAGTATCTGCTTTATCTAGGTTTGAGGCCGTCGGTTTGTGTTTGAGCAACTTACGGCTAAGCCATGGGGTGATGGTGAAGGCGATAGCCAAGGATATCAACATGCCCATGCTGGCATTGATTGGAATTGGCGCCATGTAGGGACCCATGAGTCCAGACACAAAAGCCATGGGTAGCAGGGCGGCGATAACGGTAAAAGTCGCCAGAATGGTAGGGCTTCCCACTTCATCAACGGCGGCAGGGATAAGCTCAGTCAGGCTCTTTTCCCCCATGGCCATATGTCGATGAATGTTCTCTACCACCACGATGGCGTCATCGACCAAAATACCGATAGAGAAGATAAGTGCAAACAGTGATATTCGGTTTAGGGTGAAACCCCACGCCCATGAGGCAAATAGGGTGATGGCCAAGGTGATAATGATGGCGGCACCAACGACCATCGCTTCTCTCGCTCCCATTGTTAGCAGGACTAAAATCACCACAGCAACAGTCGCAAACATGAGTTTAAAGATGAGGGTATTGGCTTTGTCACCAGCGGTTTCACCATAATTTCTTGATATGCTGACCTCCACATTGTCGGGGATAAGGAGGTTTTTAACCCTGTCGACTCGGGTTAAGATCTGCTCTGCCACTGCCACCGCATTTTCGCCAGCTTGTTTACCTATCGCCAAGGTGACCGCAGGGTACATTCCCTGTTTGTCGCCATGCCAGGCGCTTTTTACCGGAATATCGGCTTTGAGTGATAGCTCGGCGATATCATTGAGATAAACCGGAACACTCTGGCCATCGCTGTCACTGTAAACAGAGAGTACTAGCTGCTTAACGTCATCTATATTCTGTAGAAATTGACCCGCCTGAACCTTTATCTCCTGATTGCCTTGAATCAATGAGCTGGGTATTGAGATCTGGTTATTTGCTGACAAAGATTGGCTGATCGCATCGAAACTTAAGCCGTAATAGTTCATTTTAACGGGGTCTATACGAACATTCAGTACCAGCTCATGAGCGCCAACAGCGTAGATTTCACGGGTGCCGGGAATGCGCTTGAGCTCAGTCTCTAAACCATGGGCGACATGGGTCAGATCCTCTGCCGATACATGGGGATCTTTAGACCACAAAGTCAGGCTGACAATCGGCACATCATCTATGACTCTTGGCTTGATAAGGGGCTCGCCAACACCTGAACCCGTAGGAAGCCTGTCCATATTGGAATAGATCTGGTTGTAGAGTTTCACGATGGCTTCGCTGCGTGGAATACCCACTTCGAATATGGCGATAATCAGCGCGCCATCGGGTTGAGAGAAGGAGTATAAGGTATCAATTCCTTTAATCTCAGAGATGATCTGCTCTGCAGGCAAGGTGACTAGGCTTTCAACCTCGGCAGGACTAGCGCCAGGAAAAGGAATGAAGACATCGGCAAAGGTTACATCGATCTGCGGCTCCTCCTCTTTTGGGGTGACTAGCACAGCAAATAGACCGAGTAACAGTCCGAGAATCGCTAGCAAAGGGGTGATAGCACTGAGCTGAAATGCAGCGGCTATCTTGCCAGAGATGCCTAGCTTGCTCCTATTCGAAGCATCGCCAGATTTAGATGGTTCTTGACTGCTCATACTTTATTCCTTTACCTACTTGGCTGACTGACAACTTGCTTATCGAGAAGCACTTGGTATGCGTCAAGCGCCACAATGTCGCCTTCATCTAGGCCGGACAATATCTCGACAGTGTCATGTTCAGTTCTGCCGATCCGCACTTGATTAAGCACGAAGCGATCACCGAGTTGTCGATACACCGCTGTGAGTTCGCCGCGTTCAATCAGGGTTGACTTAGGCAGGGTGATATTGCGGGTAACACCAGCACTGAATTTGGCCTTAGCCCACATACCCGGCATAAGGTTTGCTTCATCTTCGGGCAGCAAAATCCGCACTTTATAGCTGTGACTTTGGGGATCGGCGAAAGAGAAGATAGTTAACTTATCCGATTGAAAGCGGCGTCCATCGTTGAGGGATATTTCAAATTTAGGTTGTTGTTTCAAGGCGTCAATGTAACGTTGAGGCACTTGAGTTACGGCGCGCATCTGGTCTAACGAAAAGCCTGATAGCAGCGCTTGGCCTGGGCTGACGGTTTCGCCCTCTTCAACATATCTGTGGGTGACAATCCCTGAAAATGGTGCTGCAACTGAGGTGTAGGTGAGTGATTCGTTGGCGCGGATAAGGTTTGCGTTAGCCGCGGATACTGCTTGCTCAGCTGACTTTGCCTGAGCTGTGGCTTCATCCATATTCCCCTGAGATATTGCCCCTTGTGGGAATAAGGCTGAATAACGTTGTCTGGTGAGTTGAGCTTGAGTGTTATGGGCTACTGATCTGGCAAGTTCAGCCTCGGCAGCGGCCAGTGTCGCCCCTTGTTCCTTACTGGTGATCTCCAGCAGAGGTGCTCCCTGAGGCACGATATCATTGACATCATAGTTAAGTGATAACACGCGCCCTGAAGTTTGTGCTGATACCGTAGCTGCCTTAACGGCTTCGAGTTTGGCATCGAGTTCAATCCAACGAATGTGATCACTTAACGACACCTTAATCGTTTCTGTCTTTGTATCTGCAGCATGTAAAGAGAAACTCGTTAGCAGCATTAAGCTGATGAATGCTAAATAGCAATGGCGACGATAACAACTCGTTGAGCTAGTCATGGTGAAATCCAATAAATAATCCATAAGGAAATTCTAATGGACTTAGTGCCAACTTGTAAAGCATTCATTAGAAAAATACGATGAACTGTATGAAATAGTCATTTTAGTCGTGTTTTATGCTCCTGCTAGTGATGTTTTATGTTTCATCTTCAACATGTTCTCTTTAAGAGTGAGCGGCTGTCTTATTGAGGAATAGAGCGGACACTTTTTGTTATTTCAGTCATTAACCGGACACTTTACCTGTGTGTCCGCGGACACTTTTATCTGTCCGCTATTATCGGGTTTCAATTAAGGTATTGAATTTTAGCAGTTTAATTTTATGGCATGCAACTTGTAATACTCACTGTAATTAGATGTGCTGGACACTTATCGGCGCTCATAAAGATGATAGCTAGGAACAGAATTATGATTATGGATACGAGCGGACAGGACACTGTGGTGCAGCCAAGTATGGGCAAGAAGTTTAAGTGGCCTTTGGTAGC is from Shewanella sp. MTB7 and encodes:
- a CDS encoding efflux RND transporter permease subunit, translating into MSSQEPSKSGDASNRSKLGISGKIAAAFQLSAITPLLAILGLLLGLFAVLVTPKEEEPQIDVTFADVFIPFPGASPAEVESLVTLPAEQIISEIKGIDTLYSFSQPDGALIIAIFEVGIPRSEAIVKLYNQIYSNMDRLPTGSGVGEPLIKPRVIDDVPIVSLTLWSKDPHVSAEDLTHVAHGLETELKRIPGTREIYAVGAHELVLNVRIDPVKMNYYGLSFDAISQSLSANNQISIPSSLIQGNQEIKVQAGQFLQNIDDVKQLVLSVYSDSDGQSVPVYLNDIAELSLKADIPVKSAWHGDKQGMYPAVTLAIGKQAGENAVAVAEQILTRVDRVKNLLIPDNVEVSISRNYGETAGDKANTLIFKLMFATVAVVILVLLTMGAREAMVVGAAIIITLAITLFASWAWGFTLNRISLFALIFSIGILVDDAIVVVENIHRHMAMGEKSLTELIPAAVDEVGSPTILATFTVIAALLPMAFVSGLMGPYMAPIPINASMGMLISLAIAFTITPWLSRKLLKHKPTASNLDKADTELDPENTIEKKGVMFRLFTHLIGPFVLGEQARKARVGLAAGIFVLIGIAVALPIGQLVILKMLPLDNKSEFQVMVDMPEGTPVEQTQRVLQDLGRYLATVDEVENYQLYAGTNAPMNFNGLVRHYFLRESQELGDIQVNLRDKGDRERDSNTIAQSVRGPLQEIGKRYNANIKIVEVPPGPPVWSPIVAEVYGPNEAIRERAANELQTLFKQTHGVVDVDIFLPAAQQKWQVIIDRSRASLLGVPYQNIVDLIATSVGGKDLSYLHDKNQKNPIPIRLQLKESAKVDLDQVLNLKLTAKDGSRVPISELVTINKGVIDAPIIHKNMIPMIMVVADMTGEIDSPLYGMFDMAANIDKAGGLGFEQHYINQPNGLDTVAVLWDGEWKITYETFRDMGIAYAIGMIAIYLLVVGQFRSYTVPLIIMAPIPLTVIGIMPGHALLGANFTAPSMIGMIALAGIIVRNSILLVDFINKETAAGVPFEQAVIHSGAVRAKPIILTALAAMIGALFIIDDPIFNGLAISLIFGILISTLLTLVVIPVLYYAVMKNKHS
- a CDS encoding efflux RND transporter periplasmic adaptor subunit, whose translation is MTSSTSCYRRHCYLAFISLMLLTSFSLHAADTKTETIKVSLSDHIRWIELDAKLEAVKAATVSAQTSGRVLSLNYDVNDIVPQGAPLLEITSKEQGATLAAAEAELARSVAHNTQAQLTRQRYSALFPQGAISQGNMDEATAQAKSAEQAVSAANANLIRANESLTYTSVAAPFSGIVTHRYVEEGETVSPGQALLSGFSLDQMRAVTQVPQRYIDALKQQPKFEISLNDGRRFQSDKLTIFSFADPQSHSYKVRILLPEDEANLMPGMWAKAKFSAGVTRNITLPKSTLIERGELTAVYRQLGDRFVLNQVRIGRTEHDTVEILSGLDEGDIVALDAYQVLLDKQVVSQPSR